The following coding sequences are from one Primulina eburnea isolate SZY01 chromosome 15, ASM2296580v1, whole genome shotgun sequence window:
- the LOC140814258 gene encoding replication protein A 70 kDa DNA-binding subunit B-like isoform X2 codes for MWLTDPDLLCSVIHVFPPRFVEKTKRNLQEFVIVNEERRPLILTLWEEFLQNEALFLTQNVHTLPVILGMRLSVNTFYGLSIGTVPNSTILFDPPIQQAELLKQWLQSNKEYIETVVS; via the exons atgTGGCTCACCGATCCAGACTTATTATGCAGCGTAATTCATGTTTTCCCCCCACGGTTCGTTGAGAAGACAAAAAGAAACTTACAAGAATTTGTTATTGTAAATGAAGA GCGTAGACCCTTAATCCTCACCTTATGGGAAGAATTCCTCCAAAATGAAGCACTTTTTTTGACTCAAAATGTTCACACTCTTCCTGTGATTTTAGGGATGCGACTTTCCGTCAACACATTTTACG GATTATCCATTGGAACAGTACCAAACAGCACAATCTTGTTTGATCCTCCAATACAACAAGCTGAACTACTAAAACAATG gttgcAAAGCAATAAAGAATATATTGAAACTGTTGTCTCCTAG